GCCACATTGTGTTCCTTTTTTGGCGTTTTCCCAGAGTTTTTGTTTTGCatgccttgtttcttgatcttctatATATCCAAGAGCAGAAGCTCATATTGGTACAAGATGGCGGGTTCCATCCTTACCTTGAAGAGTGGGTTCACCATACGTTTATGATATcagctttcttcttcatatcttCTTAATCTGATTACTGGGTTCATCGTACGGGCCGCTGGTCTATACGGAGGTGACACATCTGCCACTTTCGAATTGGAAGCAACCTTTGGAATTTGGTCGTCTATCGTACCCTTTCTTTTGCACCAATGTATGGATATGATTCAATTCAGAGCTTTTAATTTACTTGCTGCGCTTGTAGATCTTGGCAAGGAAGGCCTCGAAAACAGTTTTCTTGAGACCATCGTTCTCATCGATGTTAGCAATGCGCTCACGAATCTGGCCGACAACCTTTTCCTCATAGTCAAGATAACGCTGCTCGAGATTGAGGTCATCGTAAAGCTTTTTGAcgaccttctccttgtcatcgtccttACGGCCATAGTTTTCCTCAAGAATCTTTCGCTGCTCAGGGGTTGCTACGGCTAGGGCCTGGTTGACGAGCCAAGAGCACTTGTTATCTTTGATGTCAGTGCCGATCTTGCCTATATGCTCAGGCTTGCCGAAGTTGTCAAGATAATCATCTTGAATTTGGAAGTACTCCCCGAGAGGAATGAGGATATCCTCAGCTTGCTTGAGATTGCTGGGAGtggcgaggttgagctggtGAAGGGCGAGGGCGACGGGAAGGTAGAATGAGTAATAGGCGGTCTTATAAATGACGATGAAACTATACTTCTCAAGAGAgaagttgtcgaggttgacaTTGTCTTCAGGAGCGGTGAGGAGGTCGCACAGCTGGCCGAGCTCGGTCTGAAAGGTGGTCTCGTGGAAAAGCTCGATAAGATCGACGTAGGCGGGGTGAGAGCGGAAGtacttcttgagaagtgtGTAAATGGCGGATTCAAGCATGAAAGCGTCGTTGATAGCTATCATGCCAACACCCTCCTGACGATACCAACAGGGCTGGCCACGGCGGGTAATGCTCGAATCCATGATGTCGTCGGAGACGAGAAAGAAGGCCTGAAGGAGCTCTGTCATCCAGCCAAGCGTAGCAGCTTGGAAGTACTGCTCTTCGGTAAGAGgcttctcgaggaggagggagaccGAGTCGGGGACGGACATGCCGCGGTTGCATTTTCCACCGAGAGGGTTGACTTCGAGAGACTATGAAGCAATGTGTCAGTCCAAATTAGAACTCGATCGATACTGATGAACAGCTTTCATTTTATCCTTACTCTTTTGTACCAGTCGAGCTGCTCTTGAGGCAGCTTGTAGGAGCGGGCATGGTCGAGAAGagcctcctcaagcttggggtAAACGGAGTTGAACTCCTCAAGGGTGGTTTGTTGAGCCATCTTTGCTGAATTGTGTCAAGTGAACTACGTGTGCGCGCTTGAAAGGAAAAGTAACTTGGAGAGTCCTTCTTTGGAaaggagacgaagaagaaaaatgaAACTCAGAAGTGAGAATGACAAACTGATCTCCAGAACATGTACGATAATTACCGGGCAGCTATCTATTAATCTCAATAGACTAGCGGGGTCTTTTTAAGAGGGGATTTGCTCAGTGCCCCTCTTCCCTTATTTGCGAATTGGAGCAGGAGGACTGTGGACGCTTTGATTTGCTCGGTGAAGCcaaacaaagaaagacaCCGGTTCACATGGACCAGTGAAGGGGTGGGGCACTGACTAGACCAGCTAGACCAgtactaaggtaccttaggtaggtgGGGTTGCTGGGCGGTGAGAGCAGCTTGATTGAGGTACCTTAGATTTTACCTTACTGGGCTACTACCAATCTTAGATGGAAGATACCTTAGGTCGGTGGTTGACGAAGGAAGCAAACACAGAGCTCAACCTTGGAAGATTTACAATATGGCGTGCAACTACCGAGGCTGATATATGTATCTAATCTTAAAAGGATGCACATTTATTAAAGTCGTCAGTGGCACCGGAGGGGCTCAACCGTGAAACCCCAAGAAACCTCAATGGCAAAGGATCCGTTGAGGTTATTGATAGTACCGTATCTGGCAGAAATCCAATAAAGTAGCTAGGCAAGAAACGACAGACTAGTACGAAGTTATTGGTTGTCTCAAGTTGGATGCTGTTGTTATTGGAGGGTCAGAGTTTTTGACCAGACGGGAGGTATCTGCTTCTGAAACTACTATATCCTTCCTACAAACAATGTCCATGAGTCCTACATTCGAAGTATTATCTAAATCCTTGAACTCTTAACGCCATGCCATTCCATAGGTGCCTAGATCAAGCCTGGtggctggcttcttctttgtatTGACTGATCCCTTGTGGCACAACATGCTTGATCCGATCATACCACTCCGTATCATTCTCTTGAATCACGGCCAATGCATCCAGCAGCGCTCTCTCTGATGCACcatccctcatcatcaccacgaTGTAAGCTGTGTTGAGCTCTGCGTTGCGAAACCCTCGGACAAAGTTTTCCACATCGTACATATGCGCGAGTCGAGTATGCGTCGGCGTACTGTCCAATTCTCTACACTTCTGGATTGGCGTAGATTATCAATAACGTCTCATCGATGACGGCTGCTGACATGCATCGGATAGAGCAATCTGCACATGTACATACCTGGCAGTCCTGGCACCTCGCTCCCACGGAATTGACATAGTTGTTACACTTCCTACTACCCCAACGATGGCTGCAAGGCCAATGCATCTTGGTTTGtgaagccttcttctttcgtgTCTCAACCGGAATATTTGATACGTCGGTGTTGTTAACGAGTTCACTGTCCTCTTGATGTATGCTCAGCTAGAAATTCAGTTCACTTGTCGAATAAATGCCGTGTGCACTCGCTCTTATACTATATTTCGCTCGGTGACGAAGCTCGACACGGTAATGATTCGGTTCGCACGTGCTGCAGAGGATTGTGCGAGGTTGTGTCGGACACTCATTGTGTGAGACTTCGCTGATATGCGAAGCCGTTCGAATGCTGTGATGCATGTCCGTTGACTGGAAAAGCTAGCTAA
This region of Fusarium verticillioides 7600 chromosome 3, whole genome shotgun sequence genomic DNA includes:
- a CDS encoding farnesyl pyrophosphate synthase yields the protein MAQQTTLEEFNSVYPKLEEALLDHARSYKLPQEQLDWYKRSLEVNPLGGKCNRGMSVPDSVSLLLEKPLTEEQYFQAATLGWMTELLQAFFLVSDDIMDSSITRRGQPCWYRQEGVGMIAINDAFMLESAIYTLLKKYFRSHPAYVDLIELFHETTFQTELGQLCDLLTAPEDNVNLDNFSLEKYSFIVIYKTAYYSFYLPVALALHQLNLATPSNLKQAEDILIPLGEYFQIQDDYLDNFGKPEHIGKIGTDIKDNKCSWLVNQALAVATPEQRKILEENYGRKDDDKEKVVKKLYDDLNLEQRYLDYEEKVVGQIRERIANIDENDGLKKTVFEAFLAKIYKRSK